The Cohnella abietis genome has a segment encoding these proteins:
- a CDS encoding YtrH family sporulation protein, whose protein sequence is MDDFITKAAFSFFIAFGVVLGGSLLAGIGSVFLITPPKDRMLQVADSLKIWALVAAVGGTIDPIRVIESHMSAGYFSPAVQQIGYILFAFLGAHMGTELIQWMCRSGG, encoded by the coding sequence ATGGACGACTTCATTACGAAAGCGGCTTTCAGCTTCTTCATTGCATTCGGCGTCGTGCTCGGCGGTTCGCTTCTTGCAGGCATAGGCTCAGTTTTTCTAATTACCCCACCCAAGGATAGAATGCTGCAAGTCGCGGATAGCTTAAAAATATGGGCGCTCGTTGCAGCGGTCGGTGGAACAATCGATCCTATTCGAGTCATTGAGTCGCATATGTCGGCAGGTTACTTCTCCCCAGCTGTGCAGCAAATCGGTTATATCCTGTTTGCTTTCCTCGGTGCTCATATGGGCACAGAGCTCATACAGTGGATGTGCCGCAGCGGGGGGTGA
- a CDS encoding helix-turn-helix domain-containing protein, producing MKGSDHKSKFLLTNREREVFELLVQDKTTRDIAQQLFISEKTVRNHISNVMQKLNVKGRSQAVVELIKLGELKI from the coding sequence TTGAAAGGCAGCGACCATAAAAGCAAATTCCTACTCACCAATCGGGAGCGCGAAGTCTTTGAGCTGTTAGTGCAGGATAAGACGACCCGTGACATTGCGCAGCAGTTGTTTATCAGCGAGAAGACGGTCCGCAACCACATCTCGAATGTGATGCAAAAGCTGAATGTCAAAGGTCGTTCGCAAGCGGTTGTCGAGCTTATTAAGCTCGGGGAGCTAAAGATCTAA
- a CDS encoding DNA polymerase III subunit alpha codes for MCDFVHLHVHSEYSLLDGAARIKDMAAKAAELGMKSLALTDHGVMYGAIPFYKACIEHGIKPIIGMEAYITAGSRHDKQSRKEQPTYHLTLLAKNETGYRNLMKLTSIGHLEGFYYRPRIDFEALTEHAEGLICLSGCMSSELSKQLMDDRYDDAKATALRYHELFGEDYYLEIQDHGILDQKKILASILKLSAETGIPLAATNDSHYMCEDDHSLQDVLLCIGTGKTIDDPDRFKISTNQLYLKSGEDMAALFRHVPEAIANTVKIADSCTLELEFGRHILPEFSPLPAVSTAAQHLKELCERGLNERFSSLQVWEEEGFRKTAETRLQYELRVIGEMGFDDYFLIVWDFIRFAHENGIVTGPGRGSSAGSLVAYVLKITDVDPLKHKLLFERFLNPERVSMPDIDIDFSDERRDEVIRYVVEKYGAEHVAQIITFGTLAARAAVRDVGRVLNLPYGEVDKTAKLIPAAPGMSIERAMRESSEFRALAEGGSNAADLIDMAKRVEGMPRHASTHAAGVVISSDPLTDYVPLQEGTDGVPLTQYSMENLEAVGLLKMDFLGLRTLSIIERSLASIREQTGREFRWGNVSYEDEATYALMGRGETTGIFQLESPGMRRVLKEMKPTSFEDIVSVLALYRPGPMEFIPQFIRAKHGLVAVEYPHAKLEPILSDTYGIIVYQEQIMQIASTMAGFTLGEADLLRRAVSKKKREVLDEQRKFFVQGSLKQGYEEIEANSVYDLIVRFADYGFCRAHAAAYAVLSFQTAYLKAHYPIAFMASMLTAVVGNQRKTAEYVDECRRMGIEVSKPDVNESGVLFTPINAVGQDGKGSIRFGLAGVKNVGTQAIESVLRERQEKPFESLSDFCRRIDPRVCNKRVIESLVQAGAMESMPGHRAQQLAALEPTISAAAIWRKEREELQIELFDFAESPSWNADLPIVPPYSQTQMLELERDLMGLYLSGHPLDAYDEVMDDLRLDRLIDIADAADASTVFTAGMVVSLKPFVTKKGQPMAFLEIEDRIMGAELVAFPTVWSKAASIAKKGSLVFVRAKVQQGDEDYKLLADDIIPLDGTDLKHQVERLRKIGQSGRSNGSYANRVSSAPVATGKTPAAPALSNPPASAPKVERVYIRIDEPHEQPATLIRLKLLLKAHPGELTTVLRYERERRNVALSDEYKVNPTPELVSAMEKLLGEGSIRMK; via the coding sequence ATGTGCGATTTCGTCCATTTACATGTTCATAGCGAATACAGCCTGCTAGACGGCGCGGCTCGCATCAAGGATATGGCCGCCAAAGCGGCTGAGCTTGGAATGAAGTCTCTCGCCTTAACAGATCATGGTGTCATGTATGGCGCCATTCCTTTCTATAAAGCGTGCATAGAGCACGGGATTAAACCGATTATTGGCATGGAGGCTTATATTACTGCAGGCTCCCGTCACGATAAGCAATCGCGCAAAGAGCAGCCTACCTACCATCTCACATTACTTGCTAAGAACGAGACGGGTTATCGCAATCTAATGAAGCTGACCTCCATCGGACATTTGGAAGGGTTCTACTATCGCCCACGCATTGATTTCGAAGCTCTTACTGAGCATGCAGAGGGACTTATTTGCTTGAGCGGCTGCATGAGCAGTGAATTATCCAAGCAGCTCATGGATGATCGTTATGACGATGCCAAAGCGACAGCTTTGCGGTACCATGAATTGTTCGGCGAGGATTATTACTTGGAGATTCAGGATCATGGGATATTGGATCAGAAGAAAATATTGGCAAGCATTCTGAAGCTATCAGCTGAGACAGGTATTCCATTAGCTGCTACGAATGACTCCCACTACATGTGCGAGGATGACCATTCCTTGCAGGATGTTCTCCTATGTATTGGAACGGGAAAAACGATAGATGATCCTGATAGATTCAAAATATCGACGAACCAGCTCTATCTTAAAAGCGGCGAGGATATGGCTGCATTGTTCCGCCATGTCCCTGAAGCGATAGCCAATACGGTGAAAATCGCTGACAGCTGCACCTTGGAGCTGGAGTTCGGACGGCATATATTACCGGAGTTCTCGCCTTTACCAGCAGTTAGTACTGCCGCGCAGCATCTGAAAGAATTGTGTGAGAGAGGCTTGAACGAGCGGTTTAGTAGCTTGCAGGTGTGGGAGGAAGAGGGCTTCCGTAAAACCGCTGAGACACGTCTACAATACGAGCTAAGAGTTATTGGAGAAATGGGCTTTGACGATTATTTTCTCATCGTATGGGATTTCATTCGCTTTGCCCATGAGAATGGCATTGTAACGGGACCTGGACGGGGATCTTCGGCGGGCAGCTTAGTTGCATATGTGCTGAAAATAACGGACGTAGATCCTCTTAAGCACAAGCTACTTTTTGAACGTTTTCTTAATCCGGAACGGGTCAGTATGCCCGATATTGATATTGATTTCAGCGACGAGCGTCGTGATGAAGTCATTCGTTATGTTGTAGAAAAGTACGGTGCCGAGCATGTCGCTCAGATTATTACATTTGGTACGCTTGCTGCCCGTGCAGCTGTTCGCGATGTAGGTAGAGTGCTCAACCTGCCCTATGGAGAAGTGGATAAGACAGCTAAGCTTATTCCTGCCGCACCTGGTATGTCGATAGAGCGGGCAATGAGGGAAAGCTCGGAGTTCCGAGCTTTAGCTGAAGGCGGCTCTAATGCTGCGGATTTGATCGATATGGCTAAACGGGTAGAAGGAATGCCGCGTCATGCTTCGACTCATGCTGCTGGTGTTGTTATTTCGTCCGACCCTTTAACGGATTATGTACCGTTGCAGGAAGGAACCGACGGGGTTCCTTTAACGCAATATTCGATGGAAAATCTTGAAGCGGTTGGGCTGCTTAAGATGGACTTTCTTGGCTTGCGTACTTTATCTATTATCGAAAGGTCGCTAGCTTCGATTCGAGAGCAAACCGGACGTGAGTTTCGATGGGGAAATGTTTCCTACGAGGATGAAGCGACTTATGCGTTAATGGGACGCGGTGAAACGACTGGCATATTCCAATTAGAATCGCCGGGTATGCGGCGAGTATTGAAGGAAATGAAGCCGACCTCATTCGAGGATATTGTTTCCGTCCTTGCCTTGTACAGGCCCGGTCCAATGGAATTTATCCCACAGTTCATTAGAGCTAAGCATGGCTTGGTAGCTGTTGAATACCCTCATGCGAAGCTAGAACCGATCTTGTCTGATACTTACGGTATCATCGTCTATCAAGAGCAAATTATGCAAATTGCTTCAACGATGGCAGGATTCACGTTAGGGGAAGCGGACTTGCTGAGACGTGCGGTGAGCAAGAAGAAAAGGGAAGTGCTTGACGAGCAGCGGAAGTTTTTTGTCCAAGGAAGCCTGAAGCAAGGGTACGAAGAAATAGAAGCCAATAGCGTATACGATCTAATTGTCAGGTTCGCGGACTATGGCTTCTGTCGGGCGCATGCTGCCGCATACGCGGTGCTTTCATTCCAGACTGCTTATCTCAAGGCGCATTACCCCATTGCGTTCATGGCGTCTATGCTGACGGCTGTCGTAGGGAATCAGCGCAAGACTGCGGAATACGTAGATGAGTGCCGACGAATGGGAATAGAAGTATCGAAGCCGGACGTTAACGAGAGCGGGGTTCTTTTTACTCCCATTAATGCAGTTGGTCAAGATGGCAAGGGTTCTATTCGATTCGGCTTGGCAGGGGTTAAGAACGTTGGAACACAAGCCATCGAAAGTGTGCTGCGGGAAAGGCAAGAAAAGCCCTTCGAGAGCTTAAGTGATTTCTGTAGGCGAATTGATCCACGTGTGTGCAATAAGCGGGTTATCGAATCGCTAGTGCAAGCAGGTGCAATGGAATCAATGCCAGGGCACCGCGCGCAGCAGCTTGCTGCTTTGGAGCCAACGATTTCGGCTGCAGCCATTTGGCGCAAGGAGCGGGAGGAGCTGCAGATCGAGCTGTTTGATTTTGCTGAATCACCTAGCTGGAATGCCGATTTGCCGATTGTGCCTCCGTACTCGCAGACGCAAATGCTTGAGCTAGAGAGAGACCTGATGGGGCTTTATTTATCTGGTCATCCTCTGGATGCCTATGACGAGGTAATGGATGATTTAAGACTGGATCGGCTTATTGATATAGCTGATGCAGCGGATGCTTCAACCGTATTTACGGCAGGCATGGTCGTGTCGCTTAAGCCTTTTGTTACTAAGAAAGGTCAACCGATGGCATTTTTAGAAATAGAGGATCGTATTATGGGCGCAGAGCTCGTGGCATTCCCGACTGTGTGGAGCAAAGCGGCTTCTATAGCGAAGAAAGGCTCACTTGTTTTCGTAAGGGCTAAGGTTCAGCAGGGTGATGAAGATTACAAGCTGCTAGCAGATGATATTATTCCTTTAGATGGCACGGATTTAAAGCATCAAGTAGAACGCTTGCGTAAAATTGGACAGTCAGGACGTTCGAACGGCAGCTATGCGAATCGCGTCTCTTCTGCGCCTGTAGCTACAGGGAAAACACCAGCAGCACCTGCCTTGTCCAACCCTCCAGCCAGCGCTCCCAAGGTAGAGCGGGTATATATCCGTATAGATGAGCCGCATGAACAGCCTGCAACGCTAATCCGCCTTAAGCTGCTGCTGAAGGCTCATCCAGGCGAGCTTACAACCGTTCTACGCTATGAGCGAGAACGCCGAAATGTCGCTTTAAGTGACGAATACAAGGTTAATCCTACACCGGAGCTAGTGTCTGCTATGGAGAAGCTGCTTGGTGAAGGCAGCATTAGAATGAAATAA
- a CDS encoding alpha/beta hydrolase, which produces MAFFQCQMFSEVLEVQISLNVVVPQQGAAPFPTLYLLHGLSDDHTAWSRHTSIERYANARGIAVVMPAVNRSFYNDMSHGAKYWTFVSEELPKLARSFFPLSSEREHNFVAGLSMGGYGALKLGLSFPERFAAAASLSGAVDIDRLVAEKFGGDIHLSFGDPTAVKGSSVDLFALAEQVAEQALVPKLFQCCGTEDFLYEDNTRFRDYCYKLGLPLNYEEEPGNHDWGYWDMKIKRVIDWLPVKHS; this is translated from the coding sequence ATGGCTTTCTTCCAATGTCAGATGTTTTCCGAGGTATTAGAGGTGCAAATATCATTAAACGTCGTAGTCCCTCAACAGGGAGCGGCACCATTTCCAACGCTTTACCTATTACATGGATTATCAGATGACCATACTGCATGGAGTAGACACACATCCATTGAACGCTACGCGAACGCCCGTGGTATAGCTGTAGTAATGCCCGCGGTCAATCGCAGCTTCTATAATGATATGAGTCATGGCGCGAAGTATTGGACGTTCGTTAGTGAGGAGCTTCCTAAGCTGGCACGCTCATTCTTCCCCTTATCTTCAGAGCGTGAGCATAATTTCGTGGCTGGGCTATCGATGGGGGGTTACGGAGCTTTGAAATTGGGCTTATCCTTTCCTGAACGTTTTGCAGCTGCTGCGAGCTTGTCTGGAGCGGTGGATATTGACCGATTAGTAGCTGAGAAATTTGGTGGGGATATCCACCTTTCATTCGGAGATCCGACTGCAGTTAAGGGATCGTCAGTCGATTTGTTTGCTTTAGCTGAACAAGTTGCTGAGCAAGCGCTAGTTCCGAAGCTATTTCAATGCTGCGGAACAGAGGATTTCTTATATGAGGATAATACCCGTTTCCGTGATTATTGCTATAAGCTAGGACTTCCTTTAAACTATGAGGAAGAGCCCGGGAATCATGATTGGGGCTATTGGGATATGAAAATCAAGAGGGTTATTGATTGGCTCCCAGTAAAGCATTCATGA
- a CDS encoding DRTGG domain-containing protein, with amino-acid sequence MPGKDNHSIESTKHEQLLQYIRELPIGTKLPVRQMAKDRGVSDGTAYRALKEAEHLGLVNTKERIGTVRVDKKRRSNPEQLTFAELLDIVQGSLLGGEEGLEKTLHKLVIGAMELDEMMAYIDAGSLLIVGNRENAHKVALEQGAGVLVTGGFGTSEEVRALADERKLPILTCRHDTFTVASMINRAMYDRLIKRKIMIIADLLEPTYRNGVLKQSAVVADFLKLSAETGSSRFPVTDEWNRVVGMITSKDVIGSPAGQALDKLMTRRPMTVTLNTPVASAAHRMVSEGIELLPVVDRQRKLVGAITRGEVLRAMQFANRPAHLGETFDALMWGGFTEQRDSENRLYFTGLATPQMSGPLGTISEGVLTSLMQQAASRAVEDLRKREHVLDNMTTYFLRTVPIDAGISIVPLIIEASRRYVKVEVQTVQDGEVVAKAMLTAQTIDPA; translated from the coding sequence ATGCCGGGAAAAGATAATCACTCAATTGAATCGACAAAGCATGAACAATTGCTTCAATATATTCGCGAGCTTCCTATCGGTACAAAGCTGCCCGTTCGGCAGATGGCGAAGGATCGTGGCGTATCGGATGGGACTGCTTATCGTGCACTTAAGGAAGCTGAGCATCTTGGTTTGGTTAACACGAAGGAACGTATCGGGACTGTTAGAGTGGACAAAAAGAGACGCAGTAACCCGGAGCAATTAACGTTCGCCGAGCTGCTTGATATCGTTCAGGGGAGCTTATTAGGTGGAGAAGAGGGGCTTGAGAAAACACTCCATAAGCTAGTAATTGGCGCAATGGAGCTCGATGAAATGATGGCTTATATCGACGCGGGGAGTTTGTTGATCGTCGGTAACCGCGAAAATGCGCATAAAGTCGCTTTAGAACAAGGTGCGGGAGTGCTTGTCACGGGCGGCTTCGGCACGAGTGAGGAGGTTCGAGCTCTCGCTGATGAGCGTAAGCTTCCTATTCTCACCTGTCGTCATGATACGTTTACCGTTGCTTCAATGATTAACAGAGCGATGTACGACCGTTTAATTAAACGTAAAATAATGATTATCGCTGATTTGCTTGAGCCTACTTATCGAAATGGCGTACTGAAGCAGTCCGCTGTTGTTGCCGATTTTCTAAAATTAAGTGCGGAGACGGGGAGCAGTCGTTTTCCTGTAACAGATGAATGGAATCGGGTTGTGGGGATGATTACTTCTAAGGACGTCATAGGTTCTCCCGCTGGACAAGCTTTAGATAAGCTGATGACTCGTCGTCCTATGACCGTAACCTTGAATACCCCGGTTGCTTCAGCAGCACATCGGATGGTATCTGAAGGAATTGAGCTATTGCCTGTCGTCGATCGACAGCGCAAGCTGGTTGGAGCAATTACTAGAGGAGAAGTGCTTCGGGCGATGCAATTCGCCAATCGACCTGCACACTTAGGGGAAACCTTCGATGCCTTAATGTGGGGTGGGTTCACGGAACAGAGGGACTCGGAAAATCGATTGTACTTTACCGGGTTGGCCACGCCGCAGATGTCTGGACCGCTGGGTACGATATCCGAGGGCGTTCTGACTTCACTTATGCAGCAAGCGGCGAGCCGAGCGGTCGAGGATTTACGGAAAAGAGAGCATGTACTCGACAATATGACGACGTATTTTTTGCGCACAGTACCGATTGATGCAGGAATTTCTATCGTGCCTCTTATTATTGAAGCAAGCAGAAGGTATGTAAAGGTAGAGGTGCAAACCGTACAGGACGGAGAGGTTGTCGCGAAAGCGATGTTAACTGCCCAAACCATCGACCCAGCTTAA
- a CDS encoding glycosyl hydrolase family 18 protein translates to MEVRIKYHHLLIALTEIKFERGVIVLTHSHIKYSKMVALILSFILAFSSIVAVFSESKASAAISPVGPTNLRVTDVSAHTVTLEWDPIPGVNDYWVWNSNNGYVTWASGSTKEVGGLTAETEYSFFIGQDGVQAAVITPEQKSNLVTFTTLPEDPEAYPTPPLTPPHNLRIADITDSTVSLSWGSSPDATGYDIYVNNGWASGTWDNAATTYTYTAPFVAGSVYTFMVGAQRSVNGLTDVSSNSNKVSITWGQLAAPKDLQVVTATRTSASLGWAPTPGATSYDIFINSEKVGSSESNHYVATGLTEGQSYLVKVVANNSVWTSPSSSEITVVPGSQYTIITYYTSWSINETGRNFKPSDIDVSQITHINYAFSDICWRGYGTGGVPCQSSNVPLQNRYVFDGEMIVGDPEVDLNNFAALNQISQQNPHLKLMVSVGGWSWSKNFSNMAATEETRRAFTNSVVKFLREYGLDGLDIDWEYPVEGGDAGNSRKPEDKENFLLLVKMIREALDAAGSEDGSYYLLTIAAGQSDAFVNNADLQHSSQYLDFINMMAYDYSGSWESLAHHNAPLYYDDKHPKDFALRNNIAAAITSFLDGGVPSYKLVMGIPFYGKGWRGCPEGGQYETCEGGEALPGQFGTWESQIFDFSAIENNYLNKDGNVRYWNEASKVPYLYNSTTKDFISYDDQQTIMYKASYIKSLDLAGAMSWEISGDRNRTLSTQLLNDLPINGVKNPSAIAAPTNLAIDTASTNSIFVKWTASSHTTGYDVFVNQKWVGYTTESQFLVPSLAASTEYKIYVVAVNKGENDLITGVSVASNVIKATTATPQSSYVIIPPPADTTLLGDPAATKIKTTSTTNGDKTSVSLSTAEAIKSIEDSTSTKFQIVVGTKRKKLETTISKQVIQAIAKKGKNAVLSIVTNEAEQNIPISALTLGNDITDIIITIQAPEQDVTDKINNKAKSTGAKSLLSPLEVKIVAVDSGKVQTAITISGASYVSTLFKLNKKDIDIDRATGVIYIPETNEYRHVPTLFTINSDGTVTAQLKGHANGIYTIIETKFDFPDVIAEWYKKDITLATSSLIVSGTSEQEFGVNQEITRAEFVSIIVKALGIAPTADSSTFKDVGGKTEFATEVEAAVKSGLIKGRSSDKFDPDGSITRQELAAILENVMKYNGVTSQADPAILKTYKDQAKVSSFAKAALALMVDQQIIVGVTPTKLDPLSNVTKAQAIVTVMRMLRILNLSN, encoded by the coding sequence ATGGAGGTGCGAATAAAGTATCATCATTTATTGATAGCGCTTACAGAGATTAAATTTGAAAGAGGAGTGATCGTATTGACCCATTCGCATATTAAATACTCAAAAATGGTAGCACTCATACTTAGCTTTATTCTAGCATTCTCTTCTATTGTTGCTGTCTTTTCTGAATCAAAAGCTTCTGCTGCAATTAGTCCCGTTGGCCCAACTAATCTAAGGGTTACAGATGTAAGTGCTCATACCGTAACTTTGGAGTGGGACCCTATTCCTGGAGTCAATGATTATTGGGTTTGGAATAGTAATAATGGTTATGTGACTTGGGCGAGTGGCTCCACTAAAGAAGTAGGCGGTTTAACTGCTGAGACTGAATATTCCTTTTTCATCGGTCAAGATGGTGTTCAAGCAGCTGTCATTACTCCTGAACAAAAGAGCAACCTAGTCACGTTTACTACTCTTCCAGAGGATCCTGAGGCATACCCAACTCCCCCCTTAACCCCTCCACATAATCTTCGTATTGCAGACATAACAGATTCTACCGTTTCATTAAGCTGGGGCTCAAGTCCTGATGCAACTGGTTATGATATCTATGTGAATAATGGCTGGGCTTCGGGTACTTGGGATAACGCAGCTACTACTTATACCTATACGGCTCCATTTGTAGCGGGTTCAGTATACACCTTTATGGTAGGAGCACAAAGATCGGTTAATGGACTTACAGATGTATCAAGCAACAGCAACAAAGTATCTATTACTTGGGGACAATTAGCAGCACCTAAAGATTTACAGGTCGTAACAGCTACTAGAACTTCAGCATCGCTAGGCTGGGCTCCTACGCCAGGTGCAACCAGTTATGATATTTTCATCAATAGTGAAAAGGTCGGTTCAAGTGAATCCAATCACTATGTTGCGACAGGCTTGACTGAAGGGCAAAGCTACCTTGTTAAGGTTGTCGCCAATAATAGCGTATGGACATCCCCTTCCAGCAGTGAAATAACAGTTGTTCCAGGCAGTCAGTACACTATCATCACTTACTATACCTCATGGTCTATTAATGAAACTGGGCGTAATTTCAAGCCATCCGATATCGATGTTTCCCAAATCACACACATTAATTATGCCTTCTCAGATATATGCTGGCGGGGTTATGGCACTGGAGGCGTCCCTTGTCAAAGTTCAAATGTTCCTTTACAAAACAGATACGTCTTTGATGGCGAGATGATTGTAGGAGATCCTGAGGTAGATTTGAACAACTTTGCTGCTTTGAATCAAATTAGTCAGCAAAACCCTCATTTGAAGCTAATGGTTTCTGTAGGTGGCTGGTCCTGGTCTAAAAATTTCTCTAATATGGCGGCAACAGAAGAAACGAGACGCGCCTTTACTAATTCGGTAGTTAAATTTCTTCGTGAGTATGGCTTAGATGGTCTTGATATCGACTGGGAATATCCGGTTGAGGGCGGCGATGCTGGTAACTCTCGAAAACCAGAGGATAAAGAGAACTTCCTGCTATTAGTTAAAATGATACGTGAAGCACTTGATGCAGCAGGCTCAGAGGACGGCAGTTATTACCTGCTAACGATAGCAGCCGGACAATCCGACGCATTCGTTAACAATGCGGATTTGCAGCATTCTTCCCAGTATCTCGATTTCATTAATATGATGGCCTATGACTACAGTGGTAGCTGGGAATCCTTAGCTCATCATAATGCGCCATTATACTATGACGATAAGCATCCGAAAGATTTTGCACTTAGAAATAATATTGCAGCCGCTATTACGAGCTTTCTAGACGGTGGTGTACCAAGCTATAAATTAGTAATGGGAATTCCATTCTACGGGAAAGGCTGGAGGGGTTGTCCTGAAGGAGGACAGTATGAAACCTGCGAGGGGGGTGAAGCTCTCCCTGGACAATTCGGGACATGGGAGAGTCAAATCTTCGATTTCTCGGCTATCGAAAATAACTATTTGAATAAGGATGGTAATGTTCGATATTGGAATGAAGCGTCTAAGGTGCCTTATTTATATAACAGCACGACTAAAGACTTTATTTCATATGACGATCAACAAACAATTATGTACAAAGCTTCCTATATCAAATCGTTGGACCTTGCAGGAGCAATGAGCTGGGAAATAAGCGGCGATCGCAATAGAACCCTTTCAACACAATTGCTTAATGATTTGCCTATAAACGGGGTCAAAAATCCATCTGCTATTGCTGCACCGACAAATCTAGCCATTGATACTGCGAGTACGAATTCTATTTTTGTTAAATGGACTGCTTCTAGTCATACAACAGGCTACGATGTTTTTGTAAATCAGAAGTGGGTTGGATACACGACGGAGAGCCAATTCCTTGTCCCTTCGCTTGCGGCGAGCACAGAATACAAGATTTATGTTGTCGCCGTTAATAAAGGGGAAAATGATCTCATTACAGGGGTATCCGTTGCTAGTAATGTCATTAAAGCGACAACTGCTACACCACAATCATCATACGTTATAATACCGCCACCAGCAGATACAACTTTACTCGGTGATCCTGCAGCAACTAAAATAAAAACGACAAGCACAACCAATGGAGACAAAACCAGCGTTTCGCTCTCTACAGCAGAAGCGATTAAATCTATCGAAGACTCTACCTCAACCAAATTTCAAATTGTTGTAGGCACAAAGCGGAAGAAGCTTGAGACCACTATCTCCAAACAGGTTATTCAAGCTATCGCCAAAAAAGGGAAGAACGCTGTCCTTTCAATCGTTACTAACGAAGCTGAGCAGAATATTCCCATCTCAGCGTTAACTCTGGGGAATGACATCACAGATATCATCATTACAATCCAAGCTCCGGAGCAAGATGTCACTGATAAAATCAATAACAAAGCCAAGTCAACAGGAGCTAAGTCACTTCTGAGTCCGCTCGAAGTTAAGATAGTTGCTGTAGATTCAGGTAAGGTTCAGACTGCTATTACTATTTCAGGTGCTAGTTATGTCAGTACCTTATTCAAATTAAATAAGAAGGATATCGATATTGACCGAGCAACTGGCGTTATTTATATCCCAGAAACGAATGAGTACCGACACGTCCCTACCCTTTTCACAATAAATTCCGATGGAACGGTAACTGCACAATTGAAAGGACATGCAAACGGGATTTATACGATTATTGAAACGAAATTTGACTTCCCGGATGTAATTGCGGAGTGGTACAAAAAAGATATCACATTAGCGACTTCAAGCTTGATCGTATCAGGCACCAGTGAGCAAGAGTTCGGAGTAAATCAAGAAATCACACGAGCTGAGTTTGTTTCCATCATCGTTAAAGCTTTGGGAATCGCTCCTACTGCTGATAGCTCGACATTTAAGGACGTGGGTGGGAAAACGGAGTTCGCAACAGAAGTTGAAGCCGCTGTAAAGAGTGGTCTAATAAAAGGAAGGTCTAGCGATAAATTTGATCCTGATGGATCAATAACACGGCAAGAGCTAGCAGCTATCCTTGAAAATGTAATGAAGTACAACGGAGTAACTAGTCAAGCAGACCCAGCTATTCTGAAGACTTACAAGGATCAAGCTAAAGTTTCCTCATTCGCCAAAGCTGCCTTAGCATTAATGGTTGATCAACAAATTATCGTTGGGGTTACTCCAACAAAGCTCGATCCATTGTCCAACGTCACTAAGGCACAGGCTATAGTAACCGTTATGAGGATGCTTCGCATATTAAATTTGTCCAACTAA
- a CDS encoding YtpI family protein: MLNTLQWVFGAIILVTCCLSAFNSFRARRSTEVRLRGLYTSRMNISMGLMLIFIAFFQMFMFSGSSVRVVIGSLFLLLGLFNLFAGIRNHSHFTRLLR, translated from the coding sequence ATGTTAAACACACTACAATGGGTTTTCGGTGCCATTATACTCGTAACCTGCTGCCTATCCGCCTTCAACAGCTTTAGAGCGCGTCGGTCTACTGAAGTACGATTGCGAGGGCTTTACACTTCTCGAATGAATATTAGCATGGGTCTAATGCTTATTTTCATTGCGTTTTTTCAAATGTTTATGTTCAGCGGTTCATCTGTCCGCGTTGTAATAGGAAGCTTATTCTTATTACTTGGCTTGTTTAACTTGTTTGCAGGGATTCGGAACCATTCTCATTTTACACGTCTGCTGCGGTAG
- a CDS encoding YhcN/YlaJ family sporulation lipoprotein codes for MRKGLILSAVLLSSAIASSGCMSKTGDLGNKNIRPNAINQQYGVNKMRFANDQDNEQNRSQYGERKENNNIIGMHGNSHLETSDKIADKIAAMPGIDSAFVMMTDHNAYVAVNEGHRSHAKSGPHSMSHHDSATDVALTDAVKDKIADQVKALSPSVENVYVSSNPDFTGRMRGYANDVKQGHPIQGFLAEFNALVERVFPAPSGTRNR; via the coding sequence ATGCGTAAAGGTCTCATTTTATCCGCCGTTCTATTATCATCCGCAATTGCATCATCCGGATGCATGTCGAAGACGGGGGATTTAGGGAACAAGAACATTCGTCCTAATGCCATTAATCAACAATATGGTGTCAATAAGATGAGGTTCGCCAATGATCAGGACAATGAACAGAACCGATCTCAATACGGGGAAAGAAAAGAAAATAACAACATCATCGGAATGCATGGTAATTCACACCTTGAGACGAGTGATAAGATCGCAGATAAAATAGCTGCCATGCCTGGTATCGATTCTGCTTTCGTCATGATGACGGACCACAATGCATACGTTGCTGTAAATGAAGGTCATCGTTCTCATGCAAAGAGTGGTCCTCATTCGATGAGTCATCATGACAGTGCAACAGATGTTGCCTTGACTGACGCAGTCAAGGACAAAATCGCTGACCAAGTAAAAGCGTTATCTCCCTCTGTAGAAAATGTTTATGTATCCTCCAACCCTGACTTCACTGGGAGAATGAGGGGTTACGCCAACGATGTCAAACAGGGTCATCCAATCCAAGGCTTTCTTGCCGAGTTTAATGCGTTGGTCGAGAGGGTTTTCCCCGCACCATCTGGAACGCGAAACCGCTAA